The Thalassomonas actiniarum genome contains the following window.
TTCCCCTGCATGTCAATAACGTCGGCAATTTGCTACACGCCAGAGCAATGGATGTTAATCACCACCACCTCCACAGCTACTTCCCCCGCCACCGCAACCTAAACCGCCGGAGTCCCCCGAACCACCCGAGCATCCGCCACCACCAAAGCCGGTATCAGATGAACAGCCAATATGTGTGACACAGAATGCTGCGCCGGAGGATTGGCTTGTATGTGCTCCCTTATATGAGCCTGACGATACCACACCGGATCTCATACAATTAAGCTCATAGCTAAAACCGTCTTCAATTTTCAAACGGGCATCGAGCGCAAAAACCAGGGGAAGTTTTTTCGGGGAACGCGGGTTGATCGTTTCTCTTAAACAGGCTAAACGCCAGATATGTTTGATCCCGGCCTGGGCAATGACCTGTGATTGCATCGCCTCTGCCGGAGTATGATGTAAAAAACGGCCGAAAGCATGCTTACAAAAGGTCTGATAGTTGCGGGTAAAAAGAATAAATTCATGCCAGGCAACATCTATTACCTGGGACGGCATAGCGATCATCTTGCCGGCGGCTAAGTTGTTCAAATGGAAATATTCACGCAGGCCTTTAATAACCTGCGCTAACTCTCCGTCATTAAGGTGAGGATAAGTTTGTGCCACCTTTTTGCTAACGGCATCGGGAAATTGATAACTGTTGATATAACTCATTCGCCTTTTGGCCCTGGCTTTGAAATAAAACAAACCTGCCGCCGTGACTAAAAGGCAAATGACGATAATGTAAAAGACTAGTTCCATCTTTGAGTGCTCCGGGAGATATACAGCTAAATTAAATCCATCGCGCCAATATACCCCCTTAGCAGGCAGCAGGCAAAAAGAATATCGAATGAGCACAGTAATCACCGCCGTAAACGGAGGGGTAGGCTCCCGGATAAAGTCATAAAACTTTTATGTTACTGAAATGTTTTTGAAATTATTCCTCTGCAAACTGCACCGCGCTTTATCGGGAAGCCAACTTCATACTTTTCAGGGAATAATCATGCGATACCTTACCACCTTAACCTTGCTGGCAATAAGCGGCATCAGCCATGCGGCGCCGGAAGTTCACTACGACCAATGCAAGAGCAGTTTTAACTACAAGCTAAATACTTATTTGGGCACCACAGATGCCGATAATTCAGGCCAGCAGTGGTGTTACCTGAAATCTCCGGTTGACGGCTCCAGCTGGGGGATGGTACGCGAAGAAACCATACCCCTGCAACAGACCCAGGGGGGCGAAAACTGTAATGCGGTAACCGAATACCAGGGAGAGAAAATTCACGGCTGTACCTCAAAAAACCACACTTCTCCCTGGTGTTATAAGCCTTCCGGCGGCTGGGACGAATGTAAGCTGCCCGCCGGGGAGCCCCTGCTGGCCCATAAGCAGTTAAATACGAGCAAAAGACTCGATACCATCAGCGCAGGCTCCTGTTTTAAGGTGAAAGGCGATATGCCGGCGGCCATGAGCAGGGTTA
Protein-coding sequences here:
- a CDS encoding glycine-rich domain-containing protein, with the translated sequence MELVFYIIVICLLVTAAGLFYFKARAKRRMSYINSYQFPDAVSKKVAQTYPHLNDGELAQVIKGLREYFHLNNLAAGKMIAMPSQVIDVAWHEFILFTRNYQTFCKHAFGRFLHHTPAEAMQSQVIAQAGIKHIWRLACLRETINPRSPKKLPLVFALDARLKIEDGFSYELNCMRSGVVSSGSYKGAHTSQSSGAAFCVTHIGCSSDTGFGGGGCSGGSGDSGGLGCGGGGSSCGGGGD